In Spirochaetota bacterium, a single genomic region encodes these proteins:
- a CDS encoding patatin-like phospholipase family protein: MFGLGKKRIVYVLGSGAAYGYAHIGVLKHLEELSLTPSAIVGTSMGAVLGSMYAAGLRTKDILRIIGNLDILKLTNLFWPSFPHGGIIKSDHVRNFLTEILGDHRIEDLPIPFVCVATDIVTGEEVIFSEGPLVEAVVASLSMPAIFAPVAVGGRMLVDGGITNPLPMDVARKLGNYSIAVNVLPRVTPKERRRLRRERLAELDDIFSDRRERIALKSIDAITKGIADLTRRHGGPPQTKPNAIRSILTARRSSPGIFDVISNMIWIFSKELIRPKRSWGRYTLIEPDVRDFNMFDFTKAKEMIAIGYNAAKPHSSKLSRLAR; encoded by the coding sequence ATGTTCGGTCTCGGCAAGAAACGCATCGTCTATGTGCTCGGTTCCGGCGCGGCATACGGCTACGCCCATATCGGCGTGCTCAAGCACCTCGAAGAGCTATCGCTCACGCCCTCGGCGATAGTCGGCACCTCGATGGGGGCCGTACTTGGGAGCATGTACGCGGCCGGGCTTCGGACGAAGGATATCCTCCGCATCATCGGCAATCTCGATATCCTCAAGCTCACCAATCTCTTCTGGCCGTCATTCCCTCACGGCGGCATCATAAAAAGCGATCATGTCCGCAATTTCCTCACCGAGATACTCGGGGACCACCGCATCGAGGACCTGCCGATACCGTTCGTCTGCGTGGCCACCGATATCGTCACCGGGGAAGAAGTGATATTCTCCGAAGGGCCGCTCGTGGAAGCCGTGGTAGCATCGCTTTCCATGCCCGCGATCTTCGCACCGGTAGCCGTCGGCGGACGCATGCTCGTCGACGGGGGCATCACGAACCCGCTCCCCATGGATGTCGCGCGGAAGCTCGGCAATTATTCCATCGCGGTCAATGTGCTCCCGCGGGTAACGCCGAAGGAGCGACGGCGCCTGCGCCGCGAACGTCTCGCCGAACTGGACGATATCTTTTCCGACCGCAGGGAGCGCATCGCCCTGAAATCGATCGATGCCATCACGAAGGGCATCGCGGACCTGACGCGCAGACACGGCGGGCCGCCGCAGACCAAGCCCAACGCGATACGGTCGATACTGACCGCGCGCCGTTCTTCACCGGGCATCTTCGATGTCATCTCGAACATGATATGGATATTCTCGAAGGAACTCATACGCCCGAAGCGGAGCTGGGGCAGGTACACGCTCATTGAACCGGATGTACGCGATTTCAATATGTTCGATTTCACGAAAGCGAAAGAGATGATCGCCATCGGCTACAACGCGGCAAAACCGCATTCGTCGAAGCTGTCACGCCTCGCCCGATAG
- a CDS encoding glutathione peroxidase: protein MAPIYDSTVQDIDGKDLPLRSFSGKVLMVVNVASKCGFTPQYEGLERLYRKYKDRGFVILGFPANDFMWQEPGNEGDIKQFCKMKYDVTFPLASKISVKGKDMHPVYKLLTSKETNPKTAGEIGWNFTKFIIARDGSVAARFESAVVPESPDIVNVIESLIAKK from the coding sequence ATGGCACCGATCTATGATAGTACGGTACAAGATATCGATGGGAAAGACCTGCCCCTGCGGTCGTTCTCGGGGAAAGTGCTCATGGTCGTGAACGTTGCGAGCAAATGCGGGTTCACGCCGCAGTATGAAGGACTTGAACGGCTCTACCGGAAGTACAAGGACAGAGGTTTCGTGATACTCGGCTTCCCGGCCAATGACTTCATGTGGCAGGAGCCGGGGAATGAAGGCGATATCAAACAATTCTGTAAAATGAAATATGATGTTACGTTCCCCCTTGCATCGAAGATATCGGTCAAGGGCAAGGATATGCATCCGGTGTACAAACTGCTCACATCAAAAGAGACCAACCCGAAGACCGCCGGCGAGATCGGATGGAATTTCACGAAATTCATCATCGCCCGGGACGGTTCTGTAGCGGCAAGGTTCGAATCCGCCGTTGTACCGGAAAGCCCCGATATCGTGAACGTGATAGAATCGCTTATCGCGAAGAAGTGA
- a CDS encoding HIRAN domain-containing protein — protein sequence MKQAAVKTTVVRSDDSFKRVIIRQDYGKKCVRIHCFVAGYHYHDGDSIIDLLHPREDLLLVRELYNPYDPHAIAVYSKDYVQLGYVPRIITPLIAPELESGTVACQLKKINRKEYYDDYVRLEIMIRFPAEK from the coding sequence GTGAAACAAGCCGCGGTCAAGACGACTGTCGTCCGTTCGGATGACAGTTTTAAACGCGTTATCATCCGCCAGGATTACGGCAAGAAGTGCGTGCGCATCCACTGTTTTGTTGCCGGCTACCATTATCACGACGGGGACAGCATCATCGATCTTCTGCACCCGCGCGAGGATCTTCTGCTCGTGCGAGAACTCTATAACCCCTACGACCCGCATGCAATCGCCGTGTACTCAAAGGATTACGTACAGCTCGGCTATGTACCGCGCATCATCACGCCGCTCATCGCGCCTGAGCTCGAGTCGGGCACCGTCGCCTGCCAGCTCAAGAAGATAAACCGCAAGGAATATTACGACGATTACGTCCGTCTTGAGATAATGATACGCTTCCCCGCGGAAAAATGA
- a CDS encoding acyl-CoA dehydratase activase, with translation MKVIGVCLGASTVSFVKMENEGGTPRVLEVKSIVHNGDPKGVFLENLKSLDREHLPVVVTGRKFRELVKLPTISEPEAAEAALQFINKDNKKYSCIASVGGETFIVYTLDAENRINNVVTGNKCASGTGEFFMQQIKRMNLDIKDAVKVARGVKPFKVSGRCSVFCKSDCTHALNKGTDIGEVTSGLSQMIAEKIVELLRKAKQDRVLVVGGTSQNDVVMDFLRAQVPTIEIPKEATHFEALGAALYGLANDVDKVESFDDIFIPRESSFDFLEPLSRYESHVTFKHMDRGIAHDGDRCIIGLDVGSTTTKAVVLRTEDNKILASIYLRTNGNPVQASRECYKALLEQIGSAKINIVGLGTTGSGRQIAGLHALTDGIINEIVAHATAATHFDDEVDTIFEIGGQDAKYTYIVNKVPADYAMNEACSAGTGSFLEESAYESLRIDVKDIAEIAMKGKRPPNFNDQCAAFISSDIKTAFQEDISREDVVAGLVYSICTNYVNRVKGTRTVGKKIFMQGGVCYNKAVPMAMAALTGKHIIVPPDPGLMGAYGVALEVKEKISLGFLDEKAFDLAELAGREVKYKKPFICMGGTEHCDRKCSINMIEVMGKTFPFGGACNKYYNELLKVKYETEKYDYVKKRDYLTFVKHAVAPASLPKDAKTVGINRSFHTSTLFPLYYNFFTQLGYNVIVSSEAKDEGIERELTSFCYPAQLSLGLFQDLIDKKPDFIFLPNNVEMYVNKAEHNRVDYNATCIFVQGEPYYLKQSYKNDYDFNKVISPTFNFAYGYETQEKPFAEAAHALGVKDAAKIKAAYDLAVAKQKEYMQEMNAIAKKFMEELEKNPQDFAIVLFGRPYNSFIDVANKGIPQKFASRGVYIIPYDMFDYHNEPVNPDMYFEVGKKILKGSQIVKRHPQLFGTYITNFSCAPDSFIVTYFRDVMGTKPSLTLELDGHTADAGINTRIEAALDIIRNYRKISHKIKDIDYSDFKPAKIEMHGNVNYFITSEGEKVPLTDPRFVLVIPSMGDLGSPIFAAGIKSLGINTYCMPEPDPEMLKQGRANATGKECLPYILTLGAMLEYLDKHWDGKKYVAWFQNKASGNCRVGQYHLAMQDVIRRRRIKNVSILALQNDDGYAGLGMAFAMKSWQAVVAGDVMDDIRSGIMAHAKDPKRGVEILLEEYKKLCDNFAKGETVYPSLKLLAKRIRDEVPYRIPISEAKYVAMCGEIYVRRDGFSHKWLNKRLAGKGFIVKDAAVGEWIMYLEYLIKNKLLEPKFTIWDRMEMIVRQMYMKHTERRIKRILVKTGYYEFAMTIIDPLIDHSQHVVANKIKGEPGLTVGVGMHETVERYCGVINIGPFGCMPVRFTESIMTPEMNIEKKKVAKRINDKHYDLPASFSDTMSIPFLTIESDGNVYPQVIEARLETFAMQADRMARLMKEEREKGNLVRH, from the coding sequence ATGAAAGTCATCGGAGTATGTCTCGGGGCATCGACGGTCTCATTCGTGAAAATGGAGAATGAGGGCGGAACGCCGCGCGTATTGGAAGTGAAGAGCATTGTCCATAACGGTGACCCGAAGGGTGTGTTCCTTGAGAACCTGAAATCGCTTGACCGCGAGCATCTGCCGGTGGTCGTGACCGGCCGGAAATTCCGTGAGCTCGTGAAATTGCCGACGATATCCGAACCGGAAGCGGCGGAAGCGGCGCTTCAGTTCATCAACAAGGATAATAAGAAATACTCCTGCATCGCGAGCGTCGGCGGCGAGACGTTCATCGTCTATACGCTCGATGCCGAGAACCGCATCAACAATGTCGTCACCGGGAACAAATGCGCATCCGGCACCGGCGAATTCTTCATGCAGCAGATAAAGCGCATGAACCTCGACATCAAGGACGCAGTGAAGGTCGCCCGCGGGGTGAAGCCCTTCAAGGTGTCCGGCCGCTGTTCCGTGTTCTGCAAGTCCGATTGTACGCATGCGCTCAATAAAGGCACGGATATCGGCGAAGTGACATCCGGTCTTTCACAGATGATAGCGGAAAAGATCGTCGAGCTTCTGCGCAAGGCGAAGCAGGACCGTGTCCTGGTCGTCGGCGGCACGTCGCAGAACGATGTCGTCATGGATTTTCTCCGTGCACAGGTGCCGACCATCGAGATCCCGAAAGAGGCGACGCATTTTGAGGCGCTGGGCGCCGCGCTCTACGGTCTTGCGAACGATGTCGATAAGGTCGAATCGTTCGATGATATCTTCATCCCGCGCGAGAGCTCCTTCGATTTCCTTGAGCCGCTGTCCCGATACGAGAGCCATGTGACCTTCAAGCACATGGACCGCGGTATCGCTCATGACGGCGACCGGTGCATCATCGGTCTTGACGTCGGTTCTACGACCACAAAAGCGGTCGTGCTGCGCACCGAGGATAATAAGATCCTTGCATCGATATATCTCCGCACGAACGGTAATCCCGTGCAGGCATCGCGCGAATGCTATAAGGCGCTCCTGGAGCAGATCGGTTCGGCGAAGATAAACATCGTCGGGCTCGGTACCACGGGTTCCGGCCGCCAGATCGCCGGTCTTCATGCCCTCACCGACGGTATCATCAATGAGATAGTGGCCCATGCCACTGCGGCAACGCATTTTGACGATGAAGTCGATACCATTTTCGAGATCGGCGGGCAGGACGCGAAATACACCTATATCGTCAATAAAGTGCCCGCGGACTATGCGATGAACGAGGCATGTTCGGCCGGTACGGGATCGTTCCTCGAGGAATCGGCGTACGAATCGCTTCGCATCGATGTGAAGGATATAGCCGAGATCGCCATGAAGGGCAAGCGTCCGCCGAATTTCAACGATCAATGCGCGGCGTTCATTTCGAGCGACATCAAGACCGCGTTCCAGGAAGACATTTCCCGCGAGGACGTTGTCGCCGGGCTCGTATACTCCATCTGCACTAATTATGTGAACCGCGTGAAGGGCACGCGCACCGTCGGCAAGAAGATATTCATGCAGGGCGGTGTGTGTTATAACAAAGCCGTTCCCATGGCCATGGCGGCGCTCACCGGCAAGCACATCATCGTCCCGCCGGACCCGGGACTCATGGGCGCGTACGGCGTCGCCCTCGAAGTGAAAGAGAAAATATCGCTTGGTTTTCTCGACGAAAAAGCGTTCGATCTCGCAGAACTCGCCGGCCGTGAAGTGAAGTACAAAAAGCCCTTCATCTGCATGGGCGGTACCGAGCACTGCGACCGTAAATGCTCGATCAACATGATAGAGGTGATGGGAAAGACATTTCCCTTCGGCGGGGCATGCAACAAGTACTACAATGAGCTTCTCAAAGTGAAGTATGAGACAGAAAAATACGATTATGTGAAGAAGCGCGATTATCTCACCTTCGTCAAGCATGCCGTCGCACCGGCAAGTTTACCGAAGGACGCGAAGACGGTAGGGATAAACCGATCGTTCCATACGAGCACACTGTTCCCGCTGTACTATAATTTTTTCACCCAGCTCGGGTACAATGTCATCGTGTCGAGCGAGGCGAAGGATGAGGGCATAGAGCGCGAACTTACGTCGTTCTGTTACCCGGCACAGCTGTCGCTCGGGCTCTTCCAGGACCTCATCGACAAGAAACCCGACTTCATTTTCCTCCCGAACAATGTCGAGATGTATGTGAACAAGGCGGAGCACAACCGCGTCGACTATAACGCGACGTGCATTTTCGTGCAGGGCGAGCCGTACTATCTCAAGCAGTCGTATAAGAACGATTACGATTTCAACAAAGTGATATCGCCGACGTTCAATTTCGCGTACGGGTACGAGACGCAGGAGAAACCGTTCGCCGAAGCGGCGCACGCCCTCGGCGTGAAGGATGCCGCGAAGATAAAAGCGGCGTACGATCTCGCCGTTGCCAAGCAGAAAGAATATATGCAGGAGATGAACGCTATCGCGAAGAAGTTCATGGAAGAGCTCGAGAAGAACCCGCAGGATTTCGCCATCGTGCTTTTCGGGCGGCCGTACAACTCGTTCATCGACGTGGCGAACAAGGGTATACCGCAGAAATTCGCATCGCGCGGCGTATATATCATTCCGTATGATATGTTCGATTATCACAATGAGCCGGTGAACCCTGACATGTACTTCGAGGTGGGCAAGAAGATACTCAAGGGCTCGCAGATCGTCAAGCGGCATCCGCAGCTCTTCGGCACCTATATCACGAATTTCTCGTGCGCGCCGGATTCGTTCATCGTGACATATTTCCGCGATGTGATGGGAACGAAACCCTCGCTCACGCTCGAGCTCGACGGGCATACCGCCGATGCGGGGATAAACACCCGTATCGAAGCGGCGCTCGACATCATCCGCAATTACCGGAAGATCTCGCACAAGATAAAGGACATCGATTACAGCGACTTCAAGCCGGCGAAGATAGAGATGCATGGAAATGTCAATTACTTCATAACCTCCGAGGGCGAGAAGGTGCCGCTGACGGACCCTCGTTTTGTGCTGGTCATCCCTTCGATGGGTGATCTCGGTTCTCCGATATTCGCTGCAGGGATAAAGAGCCTCGGCATAAACACGTACTGTATGCCGGAGCCCGACCCGGAAATGTTGAAGCAGGGGCGTGCGAACGCCACCGGCAAGGAATGTCTCCCGTACATACTCACGCTCGGCGCCATGCTCGAGTATCTGGATAAGCACTGGGACGGCAAGAAATATGTCGCCTGGTTCCAGAACAAGGCATCCGGGAATTGCCGCGTGGGGCAGTACCATCTTGCCATGCAGGACGTGATACGCCGCCGCCGCATCAAGAACGTATCGATACTCGCGCTCCAGAACGACGACGGCTATGCCGGTCTCGGCATGGCTTTCGCGATGAAATCGTGGCAGGCTGTCGTTGCAGGCGACGTGATGGACGACATCAGAAGCGGCATTATGGCGCATGCGAAGGACCCCAAACGAGGTGTGGAGATACTTCTCGAAGAATATAAGAAGCTCTGCGATAATTTCGCGAAAGGGGAGACGGTATACCCGAGCTTGAAACTGCTCGCAAAACGCATTCGCGATGAAGTGCCGTATCGCATACCCATCTCCGAAGCGAAATATGTCGCCATGTGCGGTGAGATCTATGTGCGCCGCGACGGCTTCTCGCACAAGTGGCTCAATAAGCGACTTGCCGGCAAGGGCTTCATTGTGAAGGACGCTGCTGTCGGCGAGTGGATAATGTACCTTGAGTATCTCATCAAGAACAAGCTCCTTGAGCCGAAGTTCACGATTTGGGACCGGATGGAAATGATCGTTCGTCAGATGTACATGAAGCACACCGAGCGCCGCATAAAGCGAATACTCGTAAAAACTGGATACTATGAATTCGCAATGACGATCATCGACCCGCTCATCGATCACAGTCAGCACGTGGTCGCCAATAAGATCAAAGGCGAGCCGGGGCTTACCGTTGGCGTGGGTATGCACGAGACGGTGGAGCGCTACTGCGGCGTCATCAACATCGGCCCCTTCGGCTGTATGCCGGTGCGCTTCACCGAATCGATCATGACGCCGGAAATGAACATCGAGAAGAAAAAAGTGGCAAAGCGCATCAATGATAAGCATTACGATCTTCCTGCATCGTTCAGCGATACGATGAGCATACCGTTCCTGACGATCGAATCGGACGGGAATGTGTATCCGCAGGTCATCGAGGCGAGGCTTGAGACGTTCGCTATGCAGGCGGACAGGATGGCGCGGCTCATGAAGGAAGAGCGGGAGAAGGGGAATCTGGTCCGCCATTAA
- a CDS encoding sugar-binding protein: protein MNPRLIITIILAAALLHADDAKEALIRHYQELESKHKESRSSESEFNILKNGDFSQEKKAWQFHLCALEKADGVSVTAFRSKSKDYRKVWQIIPVTLRPGSTVRLRANIKIVSSEGTPPKLFVDFLNAAKKNVYDDKERGMKLDLKGSADFQDYEITYRVPEGAVTVAPSFAIADVAEVYLRSMSLTATLTFEEASALGIAAEKARSITPTGDAAQRMRLSAAPNAVIPVIHPKTIIVDGDPSDWRDVDADGSIDRHSGPFSTPDNEQDASGKFKLAMDDENLYILVSIADETLVFGKEKNWNDDSVEVFISPDFNQDVKNGERETQLVFCPQNDAISDVIITGRKFAEVGALVKGARTSKGFRLEIAIPLENSLFALAPFDGRPFGFNISYSDNDRGKGRDHKVTWSMYDAKDESFKKPSVLGAAVVVSGKGMPLVLDTRPASTDAAEEEREIVNTNPGHLNLLVNGDFERDDEGWHNWYGIEGLGLIYASDTGTYAQGTRSFCIDGTARAGLAASGRSASAGRFMLCAHTVNVLPGEKYRIAFSVKTTSAGGVSFTVRTKTPSYIIKSVGKVRITAADGWLRKEFDFTIPADHVKKDNVMQTYFDSFEIAGEKMWFDNVVLTRFVPGDIDAQLIIGKHDQSFAPLEKKIFILSLTNSGAAADLKVQYSARDFHYKTNVSAHTMAVTVSAGEWTNIPLVMSVTALGNFKISVAVEDIKTRRKIFRETDISICARPKEGAEICQIMTSHAIYLPKSAAAIAETMASLKVRTAKMFVHSTYEVSPGKYDFSSVDTILNASAARGVDTILLPRVVKEGSNKPISDLEAFYRDLFALASHLKGKVFGYEIGNEVDLWMGWPPNSDPREYSMLLRTAYNAVKSADPSALVMTAGFNCVSYVGFMNDFVDLNKGNFYDVFAFHFYDFLTSANYKEDMAALMNGLSVYHRSPVVYDTESGSEPRNSMEESVELIAKKRPFLLYHGVARHHEFGIDRMVNGHMYAYYGSSAPTYPTFSFQTGLYAGAVTAGRAALNDYVAYLFAKGGRHFAAVWKEGYAPKTSASVPVKQGYAVYDVFGNDITARFPASGGVITVALSDRIPVYVNDIDVEALPSKERFTPAAAFKPVTYDKNVLLLTKDFTGFFDVTLVKNESRPIPVYVKNFGRSPASVVLSCEAAVKQCAVDVPVKTITLAPGEKKDVLISLCAAEAISNTSVTIAGTVNGISLAPLVLSVSVQGDISIEPESRFVRVRNNGSSAAKGAFHISSKIQDVAPLSAPITISPGDEQILPYDVISKSAGVKESHGAADISFRFVPDSRENEVLMRYQPAFALAQQIEAGDIRNAASADALFAKGPAMNLTGDGGTANVLFGYRSGELTVIARVADGEHEQVSVRGQIGQGDSIIIGIDPNDDSRTKGFQDDDFECGFALRSDGQIIKYSHDWKHNTGLEGARPFDAAHAAVFREGMFTYYALRIPTAAPRDAKQMGVSLLINNYGKSGKKGSMQFGGGLDENRNASKFGRVVIIK, encoded by the coding sequence ATGAATCCTCGGCTCATCATCACTATCATCCTGGCCGCTGCACTCCTCCATGCCGACGACGCAAAAGAAGCGCTGATACGCCATTATCAGGAGCTGGAATCGAAGCACAAAGAGTCTCGTTCATCCGAAAGCGAATTCAACATATTGAAGAACGGTGATTTTTCCCAGGAAAAAAAAGCCTGGCAATTCCATCTCTGTGCGCTTGAGAAGGCCGACGGTGTGTCGGTGACCGCGTTCCGGAGCAAAAGCAAGGATTACCGTAAGGTATGGCAGATAATACCGGTAACGCTGCGCCCCGGCAGCACCGTGCGCCTTCGCGCGAACATCAAGATCGTGAGCAGTGAAGGCACGCCGCCGAAGCTGTTCGTCGATTTTTTGAATGCTGCAAAAAAGAACGTCTATGACGACAAAGAGCGCGGCATGAAACTCGACCTCAAGGGGAGTGCCGATTTTCAGGATTATGAGATCACGTATCGCGTCCCGGAAGGGGCGGTCACGGTTGCACCGTCGTTTGCGATCGCCGATGTCGCTGAAGTATATCTCAGGTCCATGTCACTGACCGCAACACTTACCTTCGAGGAGGCTTCCGCCCTCGGCATAGCGGCAGAAAAAGCACGGTCCATAACCCCGACGGGCGATGCCGCACAACGCATGCGATTGTCCGCAGCGCCCAATGCCGTCATACCCGTGATACATCCGAAGACCATTATCGTGGACGGCGACCCTTCTGACTGGAGAGATGTTGACGCTGACGGCTCTATCGACCGCCACAGCGGCCCGTTCTCCACTCCGGACAACGAGCAGGATGCGTCCGGAAAATTCAAATTGGCCATGGATGATGAGAACCTGTACATCCTCGTTTCCATCGCCGACGAAACGCTTGTCTTCGGCAAAGAGAAGAACTGGAACGATGACTCTGTCGAAGTGTTCATCAGCCCGGACTTCAATCAGGATGTGAAGAACGGTGAGCGGGAAACGCAACTCGTGTTCTGCCCGCAGAACGACGCCATTTCGGATGTCATCATCACCGGAAGGAAATTCGCCGAGGTCGGCGCGCTGGTAAAGGGCGCACGTACATCGAAAGGGTTCCGTCTTGAGATAGCCATACCGCTTGAGAATTCGCTCTTTGCGCTTGCGCCGTTCGACGGACGCCCGTTCGGTTTCAATATCTCCTACAGCGACAATGACCGCGGCAAGGGGCGCGATCATAAAGTGACTTGGAGCATGTACGACGCCAAGGACGAATCGTTCAAAAAACCGTCGGTATTGGGCGCGGCGGTAGTGGTGAGCGGCAAGGGGATGCCGCTTGTGCTCGATACGCGGCCGGCAAGCACCGATGCGGCAGAGGAAGAACGCGAGATCGTAAATACGAATCCGGGGCATTTGAACCTGCTCGTCAACGGAGATTTCGAACGTGATGATGAAGGCTGGCACAACTGGTATGGTATTGAGGGATTGGGGCTGATATATGCATCGGATACAGGCACCTATGCACAGGGAACGCGTTCCTTCTGCATAGACGGGACAGCACGGGCCGGTCTCGCTGCCTCCGGGCGTTCCGCCAGCGCCGGAAGATTCATGCTCTGTGCACATACGGTCAACGTCCTCCCCGGCGAAAAATACCGCATCGCGTTCTCTGTAAAGACGACGTCAGCAGGTGGCGTCTCATTTACCGTTCGGACGAAAACGCCGTCATATATCATAAAAAGCGTCGGCAAAGTCCGCATCACCGCCGCCGACGGGTGGCTGCGAAAGGAATTCGATTTTACCATACCCGCCGACCATGTAAAAAAAGACAATGTCATGCAGACCTATTTTGACTCGTTCGAGATTGCCGGAGAAAAGATGTGGTTCGACAATGTCGTTCTCACGCGCTTTGTGCCCGGCGATATTGATGCGCAGCTGATCATCGGAAAACACGATCAATCCTTCGCTCCGCTGGAAAAGAAGATATTCATCCTCTCGCTGACGAACAGCGGGGCAGCGGCAGACCTTAAGGTCCAGTACAGCGCCAGGGATTTTCACTATAAAACCAATGTCAGTGCGCACACCATGGCAGTGACCGTCAGCGCAGGTGAATGGACGAATATTCCGCTGGTCATGTCTGTCACCGCACTGGGAAATTTCAAGATCTCCGTTGCGGTCGAAGACATTAAAACCCGCAGGAAAATATTCCGCGAGACCGACATCAGCATATGCGCGAGGCCGAAAGAAGGCGCTGAGATATGCCAGATCATGACCAGTCACGCCATCTATCTCCCGAAAAGCGCGGCGGCTATCGCGGAGACAATGGCTTCGCTCAAGGTGCGCACAGCAAAAATGTTCGTGCATTCAACCTATGAAGTATCACCCGGGAAATATGATTTCAGCAGTGTTGACACTATTCTAAATGCATCGGCCGCCAGGGGTGTTGATACCATACTCCTTCCGCGTGTGGTCAAGGAGGGTTCGAACAAGCCTATCAGCGACCTGGAAGCTTTTTACCGCGATCTTTTCGCCCTGGCATCGCATTTAAAAGGCAAGGTTTTCGGGTATGAGATCGGCAATGAGGTCGATCTATGGATGGGGTGGCCGCCGAATTCAGACCCCCGTGAATACAGTATGCTCCTGCGCACAGCATATAACGCGGTAAAGAGCGCCGATCCGTCCGCGCTGGTCATGACAGCAGGGTTCAATTGTGTCTCATATGTGGGATTCATGAACGATTTCGTCGATCTGAACAAAGGTAATTTCTATGATGTTTTTGCTTTCCATTTCTACGATTTTCTTACCAGTGCTAATTACAAGGAAGATATGGCCGCCCTCATGAACGGCCTGTCTGTATATCACCGATCCCCGGTGGTGTATGATACGGAATCCGGCTCGGAGCCGCGTAACAGTATGGAAGAATCCGTAGAATTGATCGCAAAAAAGCGCCCGTTCCTGCTGTATCACGGAGTTGCACGGCATCATGAATTCGGAATTGACAGAATGGTCAACGGTCACATGTACGCCTATTACGGTTCATCCGCGCCGACATACCCGACCTTCTCATTTCAAACCGGGCTCTATGCCGGTGCCGTAACGGCAGGGCGTGCTGCGCTTAATGACTACGTGGCATACCTCTTTGCCAAGGGGGGGCGCCATTTTGCCGCTGTCTGGAAGGAAGGGTATGCTCCCAAGACATCCGCATCGGTGCCGGTGAAGCAGGGATACGCCGTGTATGATGTTTTCGGTAATGACATAACCGCACGATTCCCCGCATCCGGCGGCGTCATAACCGTTGCGCTTTCCGATCGGATACCGGTATATGTGAACGACATCGATGTGGAGGCATTACCAAGCAAGGAACGTTTCACGCCCGCCGCTGCCTTTAAACCGGTGACCTATGACAAGAACGTACTTCTCCTCACAAAGGATTTCACCGGGTTCTTTGACGTTACGCTCGTGAAGAACGAATCACGACCGATACCCGTCTACGTAAAGAATTTCGGCAGATCACCGGCATCAGTTGTTCTTTCATGCGAAGCCGCAGTGAAACAGTGCGCCGTTGATGTACCGGTAAAAACGATCACGCTTGCGCCCGGTGAAAAAAAGGACGTGCTGATCTCGCTCTGCGCAGCCGAAGCCATATCAAATACGTCCGTAACCATAGCGGGAACGGTCAACGGCATATCGCTCGCCCCGCTCGTGCTTTCTGTTTCCGTGCAGGGAGATATTTCCATCGAACCCGAAAGCCGTTTTGTACGTGTTAGGAACAACGGTTCGTCAGCGGCGAAAGGGGCTTTTCATATCTCGAGCAAGATACAGGACGTGGCACCGCTCTCTGCTCCGATAACCATCTCTCCCGGCGATGAACAGATCCTTCCCTATGATGTGATAAGCAAAAGTGCCGGCGTGAAGGAATCGCATGGCGCGGCCGACATATCGTTCCGCTTTGTCCCGGACAGCAGAGAGAACGAAGTGCTTATGAGATATCAGCCTGCATTTGCGCTCGCACAGCAGATCGAGGCCGGTGATATACGGAACGCCGCTTCTGCCGATGCGCTTTTCGCCAAGGGCCCGGCGATGAACCTGACGGGGGACGGCGGCACGGCGAACGTGCTCTTCGGGTATCGCTCGGGTGAATTGACGGTCATTGCACGTGTCGCCGATGGCGAACATGAACAGGTATCGGTCCGCGGGCAGATAGGCCAGGGTGACAGCATCATCATCGGTATCGATCCGAACGATGACAGCCGGACAAAGGGCTTTCAGGACGACGATTTCGAATGCGGCTTCGCGCTTCGCTCCGATGGACAGATCATAAAATACTCGCATGACTGGAAGCATAATACGGGATTGGAAGGCGCACGGCCGTTCGACGCGGCACATGCGGCGGTATTCCGCGAAGGAATGTTCACCTACTATGCGCTGCGCATCCCGACGGCAGCCCCCCGCGATGCAAAGCAGATGGGAGTATCACTCTTGATAAATAATTACGGGAAGAGCGGAAAAAAAGGCAGCATGCAATTCGGCGGCGGACTTGACGAGAACAGGAACGCATCAAAGTTCGGGCGGGTAGTAATCATAAAATAA